A genome region from Marasmius oreades isolate 03SP1 chromosome 5, whole genome shotgun sequence includes the following:
- a CDS encoding uncharacterized protein (BUSCO:EOG09261H5E) produces MSADAATTSISVPEGFKLYTENSSHILLSSNEAFLNPVQEFNRDLSVACINVWSEQLNKAKEERWNQAQGEKAAKGKGIGQPSRKRQREEIELATTTGPECVPTVAEGGSKCSQSNQQESDKNTQSHYKPYTIVILEALSATGLRSVRYAKEIPLVKYVIANDISSAATAAIKRNVELNGLGADLSIPTGLHRNLKKIRVSEGDASTLMYNHRLERERVDVVDLDPYGTAAPFVDAAVQCVKDGGLLCITCTDLSVLATNNYPEKCLSNYGGVPVKAEYCHEAALRLVLHTVSMSASRYGRYIEPLLSLSIDFYVRLFIRINTSPMQVKKAITKTSTYYICTSCQAYYEQPLGRMIERKNEFSGNVNYLFKTQPGPLVEGKCPECESVLHVAGPMWSGPIHDTEFVSRVLDHAENKASQYGTAVRMRGMLTVAKEELHTPFYFTPARVASFFHCVTPSLDDTASALLHAGHKISRSHACPGSLKTTATREELYNIFRSWVRTHPVNTNNVSERSPARRLLAKEPKSEANFKHHPDSVTASSHVKLVRYQETPSNWGPGTRAAASTGNSTKRKRHEE; encoded by the exons ATGAGCGCCGATGCAGCAACTACGAGCATAAGTGTGCCGGAGGGCTTCAAACTTTATACCGAAAACAGCTCCCACATCCTACTTTCATCCAATGAGGCCTTTCTCAACCCAGTCCAAGAGTTCAATCGGGATTTGAGTGTTGCATGTATCAACGTATGGAGTGAACAGCTTAATAAGGCCAAGGAGGAAAGATGGAATCAAGCTCAGGGGGAAAAGGCTGCCAAAGGCAAAGGAATTGGTCAACCATCAAGGAAGCGTCAGAGAG AAGAAATCGAGCTTGCAACGACTACAGGTCCAGAATGCGTCCCCACAGTTGCTGAAGGAGGCTCGAAATGTTCGCAATCTAATCAACAGGAATCCGACAAAAACACACAATCCCATTATAAACCTTACACCATTGTCATACTGGAAGCCCTGTCTGCAACTGGACTTAGGTCGGTTCGCTATGCAAAAGAAATACCCCTCGTCAA ATATGTGATAGCCAATGATATTTCTTCCGCAGCGACTGCTGCAATAAAAAGGAACGTTGAGCTCAATGGCCTCGGGGCGGATCTCTCGATTCCAACCGGCCTACATCGTAACCTAAAAAAAATCAGGGTCAGCGAAGGAGATGCAAG TACTCTGATGTACAATCATCGTCTCGAACGTGAACGTGTCGACGTCGTAGACCTTGATCCTTATGGCACCGCCGCCCCCTTCGTTGACGCAGCAGTTCAGTGCGTTAAAGATGGCG GTCTCCTTTGCATAACTTGTACAGATCTATCCGTCCTTGCTACTAATAATTATCCCGAGAAATG CCTTTCAAACTACGGAGGTGTCCCTGTCAAGGCGGAATACTGTCATGAGGCG GCACTCCGCCTTGTTCTCCATACTGTATCTATGTCGGCTTCCAGATACGGTCGCTATATTGAGCCCTTACTGTCTCTTTCAATCGACTTCTACGTCCGACTCTTTATTCGAATAAACACATCTCCTATGCAAGTTAAAAAGGCTATAAC GAAGACCTCAACGTATTATATCTGCACCTCCTGTCAAGCCTATTACGAGCAACCACTCGGCCGAATGATTGAGAGGAAGAACGAGTTTTCTGGTAACGTCAACTACTTGTTCAAGACACAACCCGGACCTCTGGTCGAAGGCAAGTGCCCAGAATGCGAGTCTGTCCTTCAT GTTGCTGGTCCCATGTGGTCCGGCCCCATTCACGACACTGAATTTGTCTCCAGAGTCCTCGACCACGCTGAAAACAAAGCTAGTCAGTACGGGACCGCCGTTCGTATGAGAGGGATGCTCACGGTTGCGAAGGAG GAACTGCACACGCCCTTCTATTTTACTCCAGCTAGAGTGGCAAGTTTCTTCCACTGTGTAACACCGTCTCTGGATGACACTGC TTCTGCATTATTACATGCGGGTCATAAAATCTCGAGATCCCATGCATGTCCCGGTTCCCTCAAAACTACCGCGACTCGCGAGGAACTGTACAATATTTTTCGTTCATGGGTCAGAACACATCCAGTCAACACAAACAATGTCTCTGAGCGTTCGCCAGCACGAAGACTACTCGCAAAAGAGCCAAA ATCGGAAGCCAACTTCAAGCACCATCCAGATTCT